The sequence CCAAAAACCGAAAGGGTAGAATCATCGACTGAAAAACAATCCCAACAAAATAAGACTGAAGCGGAAAAAGCAAAAAAAGAATCCGCTGAAAGCAAAGAATCTCAATAAACTATCAGGAGGAATATAATGGCAGAAATAAATGCCGAGCTGGTAAAACAACTTCGCCAGATGACAGGCGCAGGAATAATGGACTGCAAAAAGGCTTTAAAGGAAACAAATGGCGACCTTGAAGCTGCCGCCGAATACCTTAGGAAGGCTGGAATAGCAAAGGCTGCCAAGAAGCTTTCTCGTGAGGCGAAGGAAGGAAGGATTGAAGCTGCTCTCTCCAGCGATAGGAAACAAGGCGCAATGGTTCTGCTCGCAACGGAAACCGATTTCGTAGCAAAAAACGAATTATTCGTAAAAACTGCTAAAAAGCTTGCGGAAATAGCCCTAAAAAATAAAATCAATTCTGCAGAAGAACTCCTTTCCGCCAAAATGAACGAATCAACTGTGGAGGAAGAATTAAAGATTCTCATATCCAAAATCGGCGAGAACATAAAGCCGGCAAAAGTAGCTTATCTTGAAGCGTCAGAAAACGGCATAATACATTATTACATCCACCCCGGGAACCGAATAGGAGTTATGGTTGAGATAACCTCAGATGACCCGTCATCGCTTGAAAAACCTGAGGTCATTGAACTGGCCAACGAACTCGCAATGCAGATAGCATTTTCAAAGCCACTCGCTATTACTGAGGATGAAATCCCAAAGGAAACACTTGAAAAAGAACGCGAAATATATCTTGAGCAGGCCAAACAATCGGGTAAACCCGAAAAAGCGATACAAAAGATAGTTGAAGGAAAGCTTAGAAAGTTTATCGAGCAGCAA is a genomic window of bacterium containing:
- the tsf gene encoding translation elongation factor Ts — protein: MAEINAELVKQLRQMTGAGIMDCKKALKETNGDLEAAAEYLRKAGIAKAAKKLSREAKEGRIEAALSSDRKQGAMVLLATETDFVAKNELFVKTAKKLAEIALKNKINSAEELLSAKMNESTVEEELKILISKIGENIKPAKVAYLEASENGIIHYYIHPGNRIGVMVEITSDDPSSLEKPEVIELANELAMQIAFSKPLAITEDEIPKETLEKEREIYLEQAKQSGKPEKAIQKIVEGKLRKFIEQQTLLNQEYIREAKTKVIDIINRYGEKVGAKLGIKRFVWFEVGG